ATCTCTACGTCGGAACCCACGTAGCGGTAGCGCTTGGCAACTTCGCCGAAGTACTCGGGGTGAATGGGTTCGAGGGGCATCTCCCGGGAAATGCGCTCGAGGATTTCCCGGGCGGGGACGACGCGCTCGAGATTCCAATCGTTGGCCGTGCCGACGTCCATGAACTCGATGAAGCGGAGGGTCACCCCCTTTTCGCGAAAGAAGCGGGCCATAGGGAGGATGTCCGCGTCGTTCTCCCCCCGGATCACCACCATGTTCACCTTGACCTCGAACCCCACCTCCCGGGCGGCGTCGATGCCGCGCACGATGAGGTCGGGGAGAAGGTTCGTCCCCGAGAGCCGGCGAAACGTGCGGGGGTCCAGGCTGTCCAAGCTCACGGTGACGCGGTCGAGCCCCGCCTCCCGCAAGGCCCGGGCTTTCTTGGCCAGGAGGAAGCCGTTGGTCGTCATCGCGAGGTCTACCCCGGGAGCGACGCGGCGAATGCGGGCTACGAGTTCTTCGATCCGTGGGCGCAGGAGGGGCTCACCGCCGGTGATTCGCACCTTGCGGATCCCCAGGGAGACGAAAACGCGCACCAGGCGCTCGATCTCGTCGAATGTGAGGAGCGAGGCGGGAGGAAGAAAAGAAAAGTGCGTTCCGAACTTTTCCTTGGGCATGCAGTACACGCACCTGAAGTTGCACCGGTCGGTGACGGAGAGGCGGAGGTCGCGCATGGGGCGACCGAACGTATCGCGAAAGGGAATCTCCGTTGCCGTTTCGGGCATACCCCTCACCCCTTTGTTTCTTATAATCCTATACAGGGTCTCTTCTTGCAAGCCCTTTCATAAAAGCGAGGTGTGACCTCTTTGGGAAATTTCGACACGCCCGGGACCCATCGGGGCCGAGACGCCGAGGAAGCCGTTCCGCGCCACCTCTCCCCGCGTTACCTCCGGCAGCGGGAGTTCCCCGCGCTCGGTGCGGAGGGACAACGCCGTCTGAGCCGGGCGCGCGTCGCCGTAGTCGGAGCCGGAGCCTTAGGGACGCACGTCCTCGACCTCCTCGCCCGCGCGGGTGTGGGCTTTATCCGCGTGATCGACGGTGACGTCGTGGAGGAACACAACCTCCCGCGCACAACGCTCTTCGACCTCGCGGACGCCCGCCGCTTCCGCCCCAAAGCGGAAGCCGTGCGCGCACACCTCGCCCGAATCGACCCGGACGTCCGCGTCGATGCCCACGTCGCTGAGCTCTACCCGGAAAACGCGGAGGCGTTTCTCGCGGACGTCGACCTCATCGTAGACGGCACGGACCGGCCGGAGGTGCGCTACCTCCTGGACGACGCGAGCCGCAAGTTTCAGATTCCCTGGGTCCACGGGGCAGTTCGCCGGTCCTCGGGAAC
This genomic interval from Brockia lithotrophica contains the following:
- a CDS encoding Molybdenum cofactor biosynthesis protein MoaA, with amino-acid sequence MQEETLYRIIRNKGVRGMPETATEIPFRDTFGRPMRDLRLSVTDRCNFRCVYCMPKEKFGTHFSFLPPASLLTFDEIERLVRVFVSLGIRKVRITGGEPLLRPRIEELVARIRRVAPGVDLAMTTNGFLLAKKARALREAGLDRVTVSLDSLDPRTFRRLSGTNLLPDLIVRGIDAAREVGFEVKVNMVVIRGENDADILPMARFFREKGVTLRFIEFMDVGTANDWNLERVVPAREILERISREMPLEPIHPEYFGEVAKRYRYVGSDVEIGFVTSVTQAFCSSCTRIRLTADGKLVTCLFAETGEDVRALLRSGASEEELVAKIREVWERRADHYSEIRLANTKKDRAKVEMFYVGG